A window of the Chloroflexota bacterium genome harbors these coding sequences:
- a CDS encoding UPF0182 family protein, which yields MDSFPGVQDRPQVRISGVVVASAIALIVLLLVFALVDLVTEWMWFDSLGLTAVYWTGLFARLTLFVVGACVFMALFAANVLVARRLAYGLAVRQRRAGVNATWEELLSQIGAQMARGGSYSRLINVAVLFAGGLLAFFMGLVSTGSWLIVLQFLNRSVFGVADPAFGNDVGFYVFVMPVLRAIEGWLFLAWILIGLSAVAVYAVVVTYELAVNIGQVGFPLSRGIKGHIVCLAAVGFVLIAGHHVLDMFDLVRSTRGAAYGAGFTDVNIQRPAQMVMAAAALFAAALSIAAAFGRGLRLLVVGAGVWLAVMLVVGWAFPTLVQNVDVAPNELDRERPYIGATIRSTRAAFRLDGVEEHDVAYQPSVSGAALAADRETVDNIRLWDYRPLKDTYRQIQAIRQYYQFDDVDVDRYTIDGQYRQVMLAARELVPDQLPREAQSWVSRQLQYTHGYGIVMSPVNAVSQEGLPDLIVRDIPPVGQVPITRPEIYFGRQTNHYVVTGTSTPEFDYPSGDSGVFVPQYGGRAGISVGSFLRRLLFAMKFQDVNFVLNGSFREESQLLYRRNIADRARQIAPFLRLDPDPYVVVADGALYWIQDAYTISDRYPYSEPYQPVAQNGVRRPRAFNYIRNSVKVVTSAYDGTVHFYVADPSDPLIQTYERIYPSLFVPVDDAPAAIRSHFRYPEEMFRIQAEKYRLFHIQDPRVFYLREDQWTIPKELYYNKEQPVEPYYVIMKLPGDEHPEFILILPFTPTNRDNMISWLAARSDQPEYGKMLLYKYPKDTVIYGPFQIETRMDQVPEISSQFALWNQAGSQVIRGNLLVIPVGQSALYVEPIYLQATASPLPELKRVVVANGDRIVMEASLSDAIARLFGTGPPTAAAQPAAPQAPSAPATRVSGEVAQLVAEAQDHFQRAQDALRAGDFARYGDELNALSDALNQLAQATHE from the coding sequence TTGGACTCATTTCCCGGGGTGCAGGACCGCCCTCAGGTGCGCATCTCGGGCGTTGTCGTCGCGAGCGCGATCGCGCTCATCGTTCTGCTCCTGGTCTTCGCGCTCGTCGACCTCGTCACCGAGTGGATGTGGTTCGACAGCCTTGGGCTCACCGCCGTCTACTGGACCGGCCTGTTCGCGAGGCTCACCCTCTTCGTGGTCGGGGCCTGCGTCTTCATGGCCCTCTTCGCGGCGAACGTCCTCGTCGCGCGTCGGCTGGCCTACGGCCTCGCCGTTCGACAGCGGCGGGCGGGCGTCAACGCCACGTGGGAGGAGCTACTCTCGCAGATCGGCGCCCAGATGGCGCGCGGCGGAAGCTACTCTCGCCTGATCAACGTCGCCGTGCTGTTCGCCGGCGGACTGCTCGCATTCTTCATGGGACTCGTCTCGACCGGTAGCTGGTTGATCGTGCTGCAATTCCTCAATCGCTCGGTTTTCGGTGTCGCGGACCCCGCCTTCGGCAACGACGTGGGTTTCTACGTCTTCGTCATGCCGGTCCTGCGGGCCATCGAGGGATGGCTCTTCCTGGCATGGATATTGATTGGGCTCTCGGCAGTGGCGGTGTATGCGGTGGTAGTCACGTATGAGCTTGCGGTCAACATCGGCCAGGTCGGGTTTCCCCTCTCCCGAGGCATCAAGGGCCACATCGTCTGCCTGGCCGCGGTGGGATTCGTGCTCATCGCCGGGCATCACGTGTTGGACATGTTCGATCTGGTTCGGTCAACGCGCGGCGCCGCGTACGGAGCTGGCTTCACGGATGTGAATATCCAGCGACCAGCGCAGATGGTGATGGCAGCGGCCGCCCTATTCGCGGCGGCGCTCTCCATCGCGGCGGCGTTCGGACGCGGCCTCCGCCTGCTCGTCGTTGGCGCGGGGGTCTGGCTCGCCGTCATGTTGGTCGTCGGGTGGGCATTCCCGACACTCGTCCAAAACGTCGACGTGGCCCCCAACGAGCTGGACCGGGAGCGCCCATATATCGGTGCAACGATCCGGTCCACGCGGGCGGCGTTTCGGCTCGACGGCGTCGAAGAGCACGACGTGGCCTACCAGCCGTCGGTCAGCGGGGCAGCGCTCGCAGCGGATCGGGAGACCGTCGACAACATCCGGCTGTGGGACTATCGCCCGCTGAAGGACACCTATCGCCAGATCCAGGCGATTCGGCAGTACTACCAATTTGACGACGTCGATGTCGACCGCTACACCATTGACGGTCAGTATCGGCAGGTCATGCTGGCCGCACGGGAGCTGGTGCCCGATCAGTTGCCGCGCGAAGCCCAGTCGTGGGTGAGCCGGCAGCTTCAGTACACCCACGGCTATGGAATCGTGATGAGTCCCGTCAACGCCGTGAGTCAGGAGGGCTTGCCGGACCTCATCGTGCGCGACATCCCACCGGTTGGGCAGGTTCCCATCACGCGGCCAGAGATCTACTTTGGGCGCCAGACGAACCACTACGTGGTGACCGGCACGTCGACGCCCGAATTCGACTATCCGAGCGGCGATAGCGGCGTCTTCGTGCCGCAATACGGTGGGCGCGCAGGAATCAGTGTCGGATCTTTCCTGCGGCGGCTCCTCTTCGCCATGAAGTTTCAGGACGTGAACTTCGTCTTGAATGGGTCATTCCGCGAGGAGTCACAGCTACTCTACCGAAGGAACATCGCCGATCGCGCGCGACAGATCGCCCCGTTCTTGCGACTCGATCCTGATCCCTACGTCGTCGTCGCGGACGGGGCGCTCTATTGGATCCAGGACGCATACACCATCAGCGACAGGTATCCGTATTCGGAGCCATACCAGCCGGTAGCGCAAAATGGCGTTCGGCGCCCCCGCGCGTTCAACTACATCCGGAACAGCGTAAAAGTCGTCACGAGCGCGTACGACGGTACTGTTCACTTCTACGTTGCCGATCCTTCGGACCCGCTCATCCAGACGTACGAGCGCATCTATCCCAGCCTCTTTGTTCCCGTGGACGATGCGCCGGCCGCCATTCGCTCGCACTTTCGATACCCGGAGGAGATGTTCCGAATACAGGCGGAAAAGTATCGGTTGTTCCACATTCAGGATCCTCGGGTGTTCTATCTCCGGGAAGACCAGTGGACGATTCCCAAAGAGCTCTACTACAACAAGGAGCAACCGGTTGAGCCCTATTACGTCATCATGAAGCTGCCGGGTGACGAACATCCTGAGTTCATTTTGATACTTCCGTTTACGCCAACGAACCGAGACAACATGATAAGCTGGCTAGCTGCGCGCTCGGATCAGCCGGAATACGGCAAGATGTTGCTCTATAAGTACCCGAAGGACACCGTGATCTACGGTCCCTTCCAGATCGAGACCCGAATGGATCAGGTTCCGGAGATCTCATCGCAGTTTGCGCTTTGGAACCAGGCAGGATCGCAGGTGATACGCGGAAACCTGCTCGTCATTCCGGTTGGGCAATCAGCCCTGTATGTGGAGCCGATCTATCTCCAGGCGACGGCGAGCCCGTTGCCCGAGCTGAAGCGCGTAGTGGTCGCGAATGGTGATCGCATCGTCATGGAGGCGTCGTTGAGCGACGCCATCGCGCGTCTCTTCGGTACCGGGCCGCCGACGGCGGCCGCGCAGCCCGCGGCGCCGCAGGCGCCGTCTGCGCCCGCGACCCGGGTGTCCGGGGAAGTGGCGCAGCTCGTCGCGGAGGCTCAGGACCACTTCCAGCGCGCGCAGGACGCGCTGCGGGCCGGCGATTTCGCCCGTTACGGCGACGAGCTGAACGCGCTGAGCGACGCCTTGAATCAGCTTGCGCAGGCAACGCATGAGTGA